Proteins from a genomic interval of Silvimonas iriomotensis:
- the tatC gene encoding twin-arginine translocase subunit TatC, protein MTEDNFQPLLVHLIELRSRIVRSALVFFVGFAICFYFSQQLYDFLVAPLTAVLPSQKLVSIGIAAPFLLQVKIVALTAVIITMPHTLYQVWAFVAPGLYTHEKRMILPLVVSSTLLFFLGMSFAYFFVFKTVFAFVASHVPSSMQWLPDSEQYLSFVLGLFISFGITFEVPVAIVLLVHIGVVTVEKLVSWRPYVIVGSFIVAAVVTPPDPLSQCLLAVPLWLLYEAGCVVARWTGTRASNQTHTQEQ, encoded by the coding sequence ATGACTGAGGACAACTTTCAGCCGCTGCTGGTCCACCTGATCGAGTTGCGCTCCCGCATTGTGCGCAGCGCCCTGGTGTTCTTCGTCGGCTTTGCTATCTGTTTTTATTTCTCGCAACAGTTGTACGACTTTCTGGTCGCGCCACTGACCGCGGTGCTGCCCAGCCAGAAACTGGTTTCAATCGGCATTGCTGCGCCGTTCCTGTTGCAGGTCAAGATTGTGGCGCTGACGGCCGTGATCATCACCATGCCGCACACGCTCTATCAAGTGTGGGCCTTTGTGGCACCCGGCTTGTACACCCATGAAAAACGCATGATCCTGCCGCTGGTGGTGTCCTCCACCTTGTTGTTCTTCCTCGGCATGTCGTTTGCGTATTTCTTTGTCTTCAAAACCGTCTTCGCCTTTGTGGCCTCGCATGTGCCCAGTTCCATGCAGTGGCTGCCAGATTCTGAACAGTACCTCTCGTTTGTGCTGGGGCTGTTCATCTCTTTCGGCATCACCTTTGAAGTGCCGGTGGCGATTGTGCTGCTGGTCCACATTGGCGTTGTCACCGTCGAAAAACTGGTGAGCTGGCGTCCGTACGTGATCGTGGGTTCCTTTATTGTGGCCGCCGTGGTCACCCCGCCCGATCCGCTCTCGCAATGCCTGCTTGCTGTTCCACTCTGGCTTTTGTATGAAGCCGGTTGCGTCGTCGCCCGCTGGACCGGGACACGCGCATCCAACCAAACCCACACCCAAGAACAATGA
- a CDS encoding phosphoribosyl-ATP diphosphatase, whose product MVSAEILERLSATLASRREADPSTSYVAKLFHKGQEAILKKVGEEALETILAAKDGDRRHLVSEVADLWFHTMVLLANEGLSAEDVLAELARREGISGIDEKASRPVKD is encoded by the coding sequence ATGGTTTCCGCTGAAATCCTGGAGCGTCTGTCCGCCACGCTGGCATCCCGCCGCGAAGCCGACCCCAGCACCTCTTATGTCGCCAAACTGTTCCACAAGGGGCAGGAAGCCATCCTGAAAAAGGTCGGCGAAGAAGCGCTTGAAACCATCCTTGCCGCCAAAGATGGCGACCGCCGTCATCTGGTCAGCGAAGTGGCTGACCTGTGGTTCCACACCATGGTGCTGCTGGCCAATGAAGGCTTGTCGGCCGAAGACGTGCTGGCTGAACTGGCGCGCCGTGAAGGCATTTCCGGTATCGACGAAAAAGCCTCTCGTCCGGTCAAGGATTAA
- the tatA gene encoding Sec-independent protein translocase subunit TatA, whose product MGSFSIWHWLIVLVIIVLVFGTKKLGNVGKDLGSAVRGFKEGVNGEGEKPADNHAEAGRVIDTADRDKR is encoded by the coding sequence ATGGGTTCGTTTAGCATCTGGCATTGGCTGATCGTGCTGGTGATCATTGTCCTGGTTTTTGGCACCAAGAAGCTGGGCAATGTCGGCAAGGATCTGGGTTCTGCGGTTCGCGGCTTCAAGGAAGGCGTGAATGGCGAAGGCGAAAAGCCGGCTGACAATCATGCTGAGGCCGGCCGCGTGATTGACACTGCTGACCGCGACAAGCGCTAA
- a CDS encoding histidine triad nucleotide-binding protein — protein sequence MSDCLFCKLASGEIPSKQIYSDDEVVAFHDIHPVAPVHFLIVPKTHVDSLAHAGPEHEALLGKMLLLAPRLAAEQGLKDGFRTVINTGHGGGQTFFHLHVHVFGGNTMSPDLAAITTQ from the coding sequence ATGAGCGATTGCCTGTTCTGCAAGCTGGCCAGCGGCGAAATCCCGAGCAAGCAGATTTACAGCGATGATGAAGTCGTGGCGTTTCACGACATTCATCCAGTGGCACCGGTGCATTTTCTGATTGTCCCCAAAACCCACGTCGATTCGCTGGCGCACGCGGGCCCGGAACATGAGGCGCTGTTGGGCAAGATGCTGTTGCTGGCGCCCCGACTGGCCGCAGAGCAAGGTTTGAAAGACGGGTTCCGCACTGTCATCAATACCGGCCATGGCGGCGGGCAAACGTTCTTCCATCTGCACGTGCACGTGTTTGGTGGTAATACCATGTCGCCAGACCTGGCTGCCATCACAACGCAATAA
- the tatB gene encoding Sec-independent protein translocase protein TatB, translated as MFDISLGEMAVIGAVALVVIGPERLPKVARTLGLLVGRAQRFANSVKADLDREIAQSELAKLEAEMRAQGAELRNTIHQPLADAKAALLAAPADTPAPAVIHTPAEPAVTPLPEPEQFALTAADQALRPVVEPAAATVVSAPAPAPQISPAAHDERQLDLFEPSVPTAAPTPARDRR; from the coding sequence GTGTTTGATATCAGTCTGGGTGAAATGGCAGTCATTGGCGCGGTCGCCCTTGTGGTGATCGGGCCGGAGCGGCTGCCCAAAGTGGCGCGAACCCTGGGTTTGCTGGTGGGGCGCGCCCAGCGTTTTGCCAACAGCGTCAAAGCGGATCTGGACCGGGAAATTGCCCAGTCCGAACTGGCGAAGCTGGAAGCGGAGATGCGCGCGCAAGGCGCCGAGCTGCGCAACACCATTCACCAGCCGCTGGCTGACGCCAAAGCCGCCTTGCTGGCGGCGCCCGCTGATACGCCGGCGCCCGCCGTCATCCACACCCCGGCTGAGCCCGCAGTAACACCGCTGCCCGAGCCCGAGCAGTTTGCGCTGACCGCTGCTGACCAGGCGCTGCGCCCCGTCGTCGAGCCGGCCGCAGCAACTGTGGTCTCCGCCCCCGCGCCCGCCCCGCAGATCAGCCCGGCTGCTCATGATGAGCGCCAGCTTGATCTGTTTGAACCCTCTGTACCCACCGCTGCGCCCACGCCAGCGCGAGATCGCCGCTGA